A single window of Cellulomonas sp. NTE-D12 DNA harbors:
- a CDS encoding polysaccharide deacetylase family protein: MSPRALPGPLAALGPRGRRALRRTADAALRPFGSVNGGHDAHQVAVTFDDGPDGAETPRLLAVLARHGVRCTFFLLVDQAERHPELVHEVRDAGHEIALHGLDHRPLPRMGHRGALRYLRDARRRLEAVAGTTVRWYRPPYGLQSPASWAAARRAGLDVVVWSADAADWEDDPADVVLARAAAGLTPGGVLLLHERLEPGPDGEPVHTRFDRAALVDLLLTEADERGMTAVTVGELSRGGPRRTAWFR; this comes from the coding sequence ATGAGCCCTCGCGCGCTGCCCGGCCCCCTGGCCGCTCTGGGCCCGCGGGGACGTCGGGCCCTGCGACGGACGGCCGACGCCGCGCTGCGTCCGTTCGGATCGGTGAACGGCGGGCACGACGCCCACCAGGTCGCGGTCACCTTCGACGACGGACCGGACGGCGCCGAGACGCCCCGGCTGCTGGCCGTCCTGGCACGGCACGGTGTGCGCTGCACGTTCTTCCTGCTCGTCGACCAGGCCGAGCGCCACCCGGAGCTGGTCCACGAGGTGCGCGACGCCGGCCACGAGATCGCGCTGCACGGCCTCGACCACCGGCCGCTGCCGCGGATGGGCCACCGCGGTGCGCTGAGGTACCTACGCGATGCGCGACGCCGGCTCGAGGCGGTCGCCGGCACGACGGTGCGCTGGTACCGGCCTCCGTACGGGCTGCAGTCACCGGCGAGCTGGGCCGCCGCCCGGCGCGCCGGGCTCGACGTGGTCGTCTGGTCGGCCGACGCGGCCGACTGGGAGGACGACCCCGCCGACGTGGTCCTGGCACGCGCCGCCGCCGGCCTGACGCCGGGCGGCGTGCTGCTGCTGCACGAGCGGCTGGAGCCGGGACCCGACGGGGAGCCCGTGCACACGCGGTTCGACAGAGCCGCGCTCGTCGACCTCCTGCTGACGGAGGCCGACGAGCGCGGCATGACTGCTGTGACGGTCGGTGAGCTCAGCC
- a CDS encoding glycosyltransferase family 4 protein: protein MAVPRTKVLIIVQNLPVPLDRRVWLECRALTRAGYQVSVICPRGPGDPARQTIDGVAIYKYRPAPEAKGLLGFVVEFVYSWLRTAALSLTVRRERGFDVIQACNPPDTYWLLARLWRPRGVRFLFDHHDLNPELFVSRFGEPAGAKARTELIGLRWLERRTFRAADRVVSTNESYRHVALTRGGVPRDRTTVVRSGPDTRVMRPVEGTDHLARGGHLLVYLGIMGPQDDVDLVLRVMDELVHRRGRTDVRAALLGFGDCLADLRALSHQLGLDDVVEFTGRVGPDKIAAYLSAASVGLCPDRNTPLNNRSTMNKTMEYMAFAVPPVSFDLVETRVSAQDTALYVPSGDVSAFADAVERLLDDPDLRVDLSLRARERVVAELDWSPQATAYVHTFDSLTGHRSGPGPFVDPSPEVPAGAVDLDRLEEFVRARGGAAAGPDDQVSAPLPATTPRG from the coding sequence ATGGCCGTCCCGCGCACGAAGGTCCTGATCATCGTGCAGAACCTGCCCGTCCCGCTGGACCGGCGGGTCTGGCTCGAGTGCCGGGCGCTGACCCGGGCGGGGTACCAGGTCTCGGTGATCTGCCCGCGCGGTCCCGGCGACCCGGCGCGGCAGACGATCGACGGTGTCGCGATCTACAAGTACCGTCCCGCGCCCGAGGCGAAGGGTCTGCTCGGCTTCGTCGTCGAGTTCGTCTACTCGTGGCTGCGGACCGCGGCGCTCTCCCTGACCGTCCGTCGGGAGCGCGGCTTCGACGTGATCCAGGCGTGCAACCCGCCGGACACCTACTGGCTGCTCGCCCGGCTCTGGCGGCCGCGCGGCGTGCGGTTCCTGTTCGACCACCACGACCTGAATCCGGAGCTGTTCGTGTCCCGCTTCGGCGAACCGGCCGGTGCGAAGGCTCGCACCGAGCTGATCGGGCTGCGCTGGCTCGAGCGGCGCACCTTCCGGGCGGCCGACCGCGTGGTGTCCACCAACGAGTCCTACCGGCACGTCGCGCTCACCCGTGGCGGCGTGCCGAGGGACCGCACGACGGTGGTGCGCTCCGGTCCGGACACCCGCGTGATGCGACCCGTGGAGGGCACCGACCACCTCGCGCGCGGCGGCCACCTGCTCGTCTACCTCGGCATCATGGGCCCGCAGGACGACGTCGACCTGGTGCTCCGGGTGATGGACGAGCTGGTGCACCGGCGCGGCCGCACCGACGTGCGGGCGGCGCTCCTCGGGTTCGGCGACTGCCTGGCGGACCTGCGGGCGCTCAGCCACCAGCTGGGGCTGGACGACGTCGTCGAGTTCACCGGCCGCGTCGGTCCGGACAAGATCGCCGCCTACCTGTCGGCCGCCAGCGTGGGCCTCTGTCCCGACCGCAACACGCCGCTGAACAACCGGTCGACGATGAACAAGACCATGGAGTACATGGCGTTCGCCGTCCCGCCGGTCAGCTTCGACCTGGTGGAGACGCGGGTGTCGGCGCAGGACACGGCCCTGTACGTGCCGTCCGGCGACGTGTCGGCGTTCGCCGATGCCGTCGAGCGGCTGCTGGACGACCCCGACCTGCGCGTCGACCTCTCGCTGCGCGCCCGCGAGCGGGTGGTCGCGGAGCTCGACTGGTCGCCGCAGGCGACCGCGTACGTGCACACCTTCGACTCCCTGACCGGGCACCGGTCCGGTCCGGGGCCGTTCGTCGACCCGTCGCCGGAGGTCCCGGCCGGCGCCGTCGACCTCGACCGCCTCGAGGAGTTCGTCCGGGCGCGCGGCGGTGCAGCGGCCGGGCCGGACGACCAGGTCAGCGCACCACTGCCGGCGACCACGCCCCGGGGATGA
- a CDS encoding glycosyltransferase family 4 protein, whose amino-acid sequence MAEDGTGAEQRRSPIRIGFACHWTQPPQQSWSGTPWHLRAALQQVAEVQDLPLELAPPLRQVARVLGARRTPHGWTSTWRHGALSRVAIRRQLRTATERQHPDLVLQIQDLGVTPTPFAVLQDLSYGLLLDAYGPDGVPHFRALGRRRIDRLRRAQDRVYAQAALLLPMSEWLAAHLRSQGVPGDRVRVVNPGANAAVPVGTPVPARRVGTARRLLFVGRDFDTKGGAQVVAAQQLLRRELGPDVTLTVAGPAQWPLRSPVPDGVTFLGRVPGAQVGRLMDTHDLFVMPSRMEGFGIAFVEALTRGLPCIGRDACAMPEIIGHDDGGRLVRSEDPGELAALVAEALADDVLYAACAAAADRRRRHFSWERAASEVVAAAEESLRVRPGEGAAAAG is encoded by the coding sequence GTGGCGGAGGACGGGACAGGAGCGGAGCAGCGGCGGTCGCCGATCCGCATCGGCTTCGCCTGCCACTGGACCCAGCCGCCGCAGCAGAGCTGGTCAGGCACGCCGTGGCACCTGCGGGCGGCTCTGCAGCAGGTGGCGGAGGTGCAGGACCTGCCGCTCGAGCTGGCACCACCGCTGCGTCAGGTGGCGCGCGTCCTCGGGGCTCGGCGCACGCCCCACGGATGGACGTCCACCTGGCGGCACGGTGCGCTGAGCCGGGTGGCGATCCGGCGGCAGCTGCGCACCGCCACGGAACGGCAGCATCCCGACCTGGTGCTGCAGATCCAGGACCTCGGCGTGACCCCGACCCCGTTCGCCGTGCTGCAGGACCTCAGCTACGGCCTGCTGCTCGACGCCTACGGCCCGGACGGGGTGCCGCACTTCCGCGCCCTCGGCAGGCGGCGGATCGACCGGCTGCGCCGGGCGCAGGACCGCGTCTACGCCCAGGCGGCGCTGCTGCTGCCGATGAGCGAGTGGCTCGCCGCGCACCTGCGGTCCCAGGGTGTCCCTGGCGACCGGGTCCGGGTGGTCAACCCCGGCGCCAACGCGGCCGTCCCCGTGGGCACCCCGGTACCGGCCCGGCGGGTCGGTACCGCGCGTCGGCTGCTCTTCGTCGGCCGGGACTTCGATACCAAGGGCGGGGCGCAGGTGGTGGCGGCCCAGCAGCTGCTGCGCCGCGAGCTCGGGCCCGACGTCACGCTGACGGTGGCCGGCCCGGCGCAGTGGCCGCTGCGCTCACCTGTGCCGGACGGCGTCACGTTCCTCGGCCGGGTCCCGGGTGCGCAGGTCGGACGGCTGATGGACACGCACGACCTGTTCGTCATGCCGTCGCGGATGGAGGGCTTCGGCATCGCCTTCGTCGAGGCGCTGACGCGCGGCCTGCCGTGCATCGGCCGGGACGCCTGCGCGATGCCGGAGATCATCGGGCACGACGACGGCGGGCGGCTGGTCCGCTCGGAGGACCCGGGCGAGCTGGCCGCGCTCGTCGCGGAGGCGCTCGCGGACGACGTCCTGTACGCGGCGTGCGCCGCCGCGGCGGACCGGCGGCGGCGGCACTTCAGCTGGGAGCGCGCGGCCTCCGAGGTGGTCGCTGCTGCCGAGGAGAGCCTGCGCGTCCGTCCGGGTGAAGGTGCCGCCGCAGCCGGGTGA